The Nocardia sp. NBC_01329 sequence GCACACCCCACCGACGGACCGGACCACACCACTGGCCCTGCACGCCGCCGCCCAGACCTACGGCGCGGCCCCGGCACTGGCCGACGGCCCCGTCCGGCTCGACTGGACCCAGCTGCTCGAACAGGTACAGGACGTGGCACGCGCGCTGCTCGCCCGCGGTATCCGCACCGGAGACCGCGTCGGTATCTGGTCGCCCAACACCCATCACTGGGTGATCGCCGCCCTGGGCGCGCACTACGCGGGCGCGACGCTGGTCCCGCTCAACACCCGCTACGTCGCCGACGAGGTCGCCGACGTACTGCGGCGGGTCGACGCCGAGGCGCTCTTCATCGCCGGCACCTTCCTGAAACGCGACCGGCTCGCCGAGCTGCGCGCGGCCGCGCCGGACCTGCGGATAGGAACCGTCGTCGTACTCCCGGTCGAAGGCACCGAGGAACCGGTCGACGACGCGCTGAACTGGTCGGAACTGGTCGCGGCCGGCGCCGGAGTCAGCCGCGACCAGGCGCGCGAACACGCCGAGTCGATCAGCCCCGAGGATCTGTCCGACATCCTGTTCACCTCGGGCACCACCGGCCGCAGCAAAGGCGTGCTGATCGCACACCGGCAGACCCTGTCCGCGGTCCGCGGCTGGACCGAATGCGCGACCCTCAACAGCGACGACAACTACCTGATCGTCAACCCGTTCTTCCACAGCTTCGGCTACAAGGCCGGAATCATCGCCTGCCTGCTCACCGGGGCGACCATGGTCCCGCAGATCGTCTTCGATGTACCGACCACGATGCGGCTCATCGACCAGGAGAAGATCACCGTCCTGCCCGGCCCGCCCACCATCTACCAGTCGATCCTGGATTTCCCGGACCGCGGCGAGTACCGGTTGGGCAGCCTGCGGGTGGCGATCACCGGGGCGGCACCGGTACCGGTCGTCCTGGTGGAGCGGATGCGCGAGGAACTCGATTTCGACGTGGTCCTCACCGCGTACGGACTCTCGGAATCCTCCGGTTTCGGCACCATGTGCCGGGTCGAGGACGATGCCGAGACGATCTCGGGCACCAGCGGCCGGCCCATGGCCGGTTTCGAACTGAAACTCAGTGACGCCGGCGAGGTCCTGCTGCGCGGACCGAATGTCATGCTCGGCTACCTGGACGATCCGGAGAGCACCGCGAAAACCGTCGACGCCGACGGCTGGCTGCACACCGGCGATATCGGTGTGGTCGACGATCGTGGATATCTGAAGATCACCGACCGCCTCAAGGATATGTATGTCAGCGGCGGCTTCAATGTGTATCCCGCCGAGATAGAACAGGCTCTGGCCCGATTGGACGGGGTCGCCGTATCCACGGTGATCGGCGTGCCCGATACCCGGATGGGCGAAGTGGGCAAGGCCTACATCGTCCGTAAACCGGGCGCCGCGCTCACCGAGGACCAGGTGTTCTCCTACGCCACCGAGACACTGGCCAATTTCAAGGTGCCGCGCTTCGTCGAATTCCGCGACGAACTGCCCTACAACGCCAGCGGCAAGGTGCTCAAACGCCAGCTACGTGAGGAGAATTCGCAATGACGGAAAACGGGGCCGACGGCACCGCGGGGAGTGTCCCCTACGAGCCGGATGTGGTGACCTACGAGCGCCGCGGCCCGATCGCCGTGGTTACCTTGAACCGGCCGGACTACCGCAATGCGCAGAACTCCGTGATGACCTACGCCATCGACGCCGCGTTCGAGCGGGCAGTGGCGGATCCCGAGGTCAAGGTCATCGTGCTGGCCGGAAACGGAAAACACTTCAGCGCCGGTCACGATCTGGGCACTCCCGGTCGCGACCATCATGTGAAGTACCCGAACAAGGCCGCGCTCTGGTGGGACCATGTGGACCGCCCCGGCGGCGACCAGCGTTTCGCCCGCGAGACGGAGGTCTACCTGGGGATGTGCCGCCGGTGGCGAGAGATCCCCAAGCCGACCATCGCCATGGTGCAGGGCGCCTGTATCGCGGGTGGGCTCATGCTGGCCTGGGTCTGCGACATGATCATCGCCGCCGACGACGCGTTCTTCTCCGACCCCGTCGTGCGGATGGGAATTCCGGGTGTCGAATACTTCGCCCACCCGTGGGTGATGGGTCCGCGCGCCGCCAAGGAATTCCTGTTCACCGGTGACCGGTTCGGCGCCGACCAGGCCAAGGAATGGGGCATGGTCAACCGGGTCGTACCGCGCGCCGAATTGGAAAGCGAGACCATGGCGCTGGCCGAGAAGATCTCCACCATGCCGCAGTTCGGGCTGGCGTTGACCAAGAAAGCGGTCAACCAGTCCGAAGACCTCATGGGCATGCGCGCCGGTATGGACTCGGTATTCGGCCTCCACCATTTCGCGCATGCGCACAATGCCGAGGTCGGCGCCGATTCCCTGGGCGGTATGAACGCCGAATCGATGAAAGCGCAGGCGAGTTCGGCCGACGCGAAGAATACGGACGGGAAAGACTGAATGGACCTCGATCTCGACGAAGGTACCCGGGAATTCCAGCGGGAAGTCCGCGAATTCCTGGCCGGATGCGTTCCCTCGGAACCGCTGCCGTCGATGGACACCGCAGCCGGGTTCGAAGCCCATCGCGCCTGGGAGAGCACCCTGGCCGACGCCCGATTGTCGGTGGTGTCGTGGCCGGGCGAGTTCGGCGGCCGCGACGCGTCGTTGCTGGAATGGGTGCTCTTCGAACAGGAGTACTACGCGGCGGGCGCGCCCGGCCGAGTGAGCCAGAACGGGATCTTCCTGCTGGCCCCCACCCTGTTCGAGCACGGCACACCCGAACAGCTGGCGCGGATCATGCCGCGGATGGCACGGGGCGACGATATCTGGGCGCAGGCATGGTCGGAACCGGAAGCCGGTAGCGATCTGGCCGGTATCCGGTCGACGGCAACGCGCACCGACGGTGGCTGGCTGCTGAGCGGTCAGAAGACCTGGAGTTCGCGGGCGACATTCGCCGACTGGGCCTTCGGCCTGTTCCGCAGCGACCCCACCGCCGAGCGGCACCGCGGCCTCACCTATCTGATGTTCCCGCTCACCGCCGAGGGCGTCACCGTGCGTCCCATCCCCCAGCTCGACGGCGAACCGGGCTTCGCGGAGATCTTCCTCGACGATGTCTTCGTCCCCGACAGCGATGTGATCGGCGCCCCCGACGAGGGCTGGCGGGTCGCGATGAGCACCTCCAGCAACGAACGCGGTCTCTCGCTACGCAGTCCCGGCCGGTTCAGCGCGACCGCACAACGGCTGATCGAGCTGTGGACCGAACGCGGTGATACCGGCGCTGCCGCACGGGACGCGGTGGTGGACGCCTGGATCGGCAGCGAGGCGTACCGCCTGCACACTTTCGGCACCGTCACGCGATTGAACGAGGGCGGCAAGCTCGGCGCCGAATCGTCCATCACCAAGGTGTTCTGGTCCGAGCTCGATATCTCCATGCACGAAACCGCGCTGGACCTGTTGGGCGCCGAGGCCGAACAGGAGAGTCGCTGGACCGACGGTTATCTGTTCTCACTGTCCGGTCCGATCTACGCCGGCACCAACGAAATCCAACGCAACATCATCGCCGAGCGGCTCCTCGGCCTACCGAGGGGATCCAGCCGATGAAATTCGCGCTCAGCCCGGAACACCTGGACTTCGGCGCCAGTATCCGCAAGCTCTTCGAATCCGGTTCCACCACCGCCGCGGTGCGGGCGTGGAGCACCGATGATCCGGCGGCCGGTCGCGCACTGATCGAACAGCTGGCCGCCGCCGGAGCATTCGGCTTGACCATCACCGACGAGTTCGGCGGTCTCGACGCCGAACCGCTGGACCAGTTGGTCGCCTTCGTCGAGATCGGCCGAGCCGCGGCACCCGGACCGCTGGTGGAATCGGCCGCCGTCGTACCCGCGCTGCTGCAATCGCTGGCGAGCACCGACCCCGAACCGGCCCGGCGCTGGCTACCGGGTATTTCCGAGGGCGCACTCTCGGCCACCGCCGCCTTCACCGGGCATGGTGGTCGCGCGGTAGCGGTGGACGCCGACCGGGTCGATCTCGTGCTCGTGATCGACGGTGACCGCGTGAGCACCGGCCGGGTCGGCGAAGCGGTTCGCTCGGTGGACCCCGCGCGCCGCCTGTTCGTTGTCGAAGCCGATGAGCTGGTCGCCGAGGGACCGCACGTGGCCGCGGCCGCCGCGGCCGGTTTCGATGCCGGGGTCCTGGCCAACGCCGCGCAGTTGCTCGGCGCCGGCAAGGCTCTGCTCGACGCGTCCACCGACTATGTGAAACAGCGCAAACAGTTCGGTCGCCCGATCGGTGAGTTCCAGGCCCTCAAACAGAAACTCGCGGATGTCTTCATCGGCCTCGACCTGGCCGAACCGCTGCTGTACCGGGCGGCGCTCACCACCGCGACCCCCAACCGGGCCCGCGACACCTCCGCGGCAGCCGTGGCCTGCGCCGACGCCGCCTACCGGGCCGCCCGCAGCGCTCTGCAGGTGCACGGCGCCATCGGCTACACCGCCGAATACGACCTGTCGCTGTGGCTGACCCGGGTCACCGCCCTACGCTCCGCCTGGGGCACCCCGGATCTGCATCGCGGCCGGGTGGCCGACGCCTTGCGCGCCCCGGCCGCGGCCGACCCGTCCGGCGCGCTCACCTGACCAGAAACAGCAGGCAGCGGCGGATGCGCACGGATGCGCTGCCGGTGACCGTCGGAAACACACGGGAGAAGAGATGATCAGCGAGGAACAGCAGGAGTTGGTGACAGCGGTCCGAGGCCTGCTGGCCAAACGGGACGCCCGGGCCGGAATCCGCAAGGCCATGGATACCGAACTGGGCTACGACCCGCGGCTGTGGGCACAGCTGTGCGAACAGGTCGGAGTGGCCGCACTGGCGATACCCGAGGAGTTCGGTGGGTTCGGCGCGGGCCTGGCCGAATCCCTGCTGGTGGTGGGCGAAATCGGCCGGACACTCGCCGATGTGCCGATGCTCGGATCCGCCGTGCTGGGTGTGCAGGCGGTACTGCTCTCCGGGGACGTCGAGGCCTGTGCGCGACTGCTGCCCGGCGTCGCCGAGGGACGTAGCACCCTCGCTGTCTGCTGGGCCTCGGCCCGCGGCTGGGACGATTTCGGAGTGCGGGCCGATGGGGAGAGCCGCGACGGGACGGCGCACTACGTCCGCGACGGGACGGCGCACTATGTCCTCGACGGGACGGCGCACTACGTCCTCGACGGGACCGCCGCCGATACCTTGATCGTGGTCACCGAATCCGGTCTGTTCGAGGTGGATCCGGCCGCCGCCGGGGTCGAGCGGCGCCGGGTCGCCGCCATGGATCCCTCCCGCGGTCTGTCCGAGATCTCCTTCACCGCTGTGCCCGCGCGACGGCTGGGCGACGCGGATCCGGGCCCGATCATCGAACAGCTGCACCGGATCGCGTGGGCCGCGGTGGCCGCCGAACAGGTCGGCGCGGCCGAGTACTGCCTCGAAGCAACCGTGGAGTACACGAAGTCACGGGTGCAGTTCGGCCGGGCAATCGGCAGTTTCCAGGCCCTCAAACACCGGATGGCGGATATGTACGTGCTCGCCGAGTCGGCGAAATCCGCTTCCCTCGCCGCCACCTTCGCGGTGGCCGGGAATACCGCTTCGGCGGCCGAGGATGTCTGGGTGGCCCGGCGGCAGTGCTCCGAATCGTTCTCGGCGATCGCCGCCGAAACCGTTCAGCTGCACGGCGGTATCGCCATCACCTGGGAACACGACGCGCACCTGTACTTCAAACGCGCCCACGGCGACGCCGAGCTCTTCGGCGTCCCCCGCCGGCCGCTGGTCGATCACTGAGGGCGTCGGCGATCTGACCGTACGAAAAACAATTGCGCGGCGTGGGGAGCCGTGCCAAAGTGACCGACGCACCCGCCGCCGCGCCTCGGTGCGAACCCGTTACGTCAGACCACCAGTGTCGGTATCTCGTATTTGCGGCACCAGGGGTCGCGGGTGGCGAGCACCAAATCTTCCGAGCTCGCCTGCGCCAACAGCATGCGGTCGAACGGGTCGCGGTGGATCAGCGGCAACCGGCCGGCCGCGATCGCGTGTTCTGCATTGATCTGCAACAGGGTGAAACCGCTGTCACGCACCCGCTCTGGAAGATCGGCCGGTCCGTGCAGTTTTCTACCCGCATGCTTGATCGCCACCTCCCATACCGAAGCGGCGCTCACGAACACATCCGGATCGCGGTCGAGCCGATCCTTGACCTCGTCGGTGAGCGTCGGGTCGTCCGCGAGCCACCACAACACCACATGGGTATCCAGCAGCAAGCTCACCGCGGGATGCCGAACTCGTCGGCTATTGCCTCGTT is a genomic window containing:
- a CDS encoding FadD3 family acyl-CoA ligase, whose protein sequence is MTPPAHTPPTDRTTPLALHAAAQTYGAAPALADGPVRLDWTQLLEQVQDVARALLARGIRTGDRVGIWSPNTHHWVIAALGAHYAGATLVPLNTRYVADEVADVLRRVDAEALFIAGTFLKRDRLAELRAAAPDLRIGTVVVLPVEGTEEPVDDALNWSELVAAGAGVSRDQAREHAESISPEDLSDILFTSGTTGRSKGVLIAHRQTLSAVRGWTECATLNSDDNYLIVNPFFHSFGYKAGIIACLLTGATMVPQIVFDVPTTMRLIDQEKITVLPGPPTIYQSILDFPDRGEYRLGSLRVAITGAAPVPVVLVERMREELDFDVVLTAYGLSESSGFGTMCRVEDDAETISGTSGRPMAGFELKLSDAGEVLLRGPNVMLGYLDDPESTAKTVDADGWLHTGDIGVVDDRGYLKITDRLKDMYVSGGFNVYPAEIEQALARLDGVAVSTVIGVPDTRMGEVGKAYIVRKPGAALTEDQVFSYATETLANFKVPRFVEFRDELPYNASGKVLKRQLREENSQ
- a CDS encoding enoyl-CoA hydratase, coding for MTENGADGTAGSVPYEPDVVTYERRGPIAVVTLNRPDYRNAQNSVMTYAIDAAFERAVADPEVKVIVLAGNGKHFSAGHDLGTPGRDHHVKYPNKAALWWDHVDRPGGDQRFARETEVYLGMCRRWREIPKPTIAMVQGACIAGGLMLAWVCDMIIAADDAFFSDPVVRMGIPGVEYFAHPWVMGPRAAKEFLFTGDRFGADQAKEWGMVNRVVPRAELESETMALAEKISTMPQFGLALTKKAVNQSEDLMGMRAGMDSVFGLHHFAHAHNAEVGADSLGGMNAESMKAQASSADAKNTDGKD
- a CDS encoding acyl-CoA dehydrogenase family protein yields the protein MDLDLDEGTREFQREVREFLAGCVPSEPLPSMDTAAGFEAHRAWESTLADARLSVVSWPGEFGGRDASLLEWVLFEQEYYAAGAPGRVSQNGIFLLAPTLFEHGTPEQLARIMPRMARGDDIWAQAWSEPEAGSDLAGIRSTATRTDGGWLLSGQKTWSSRATFADWAFGLFRSDPTAERHRGLTYLMFPLTAEGVTVRPIPQLDGEPGFAEIFLDDVFVPDSDVIGAPDEGWRVAMSTSSNERGLSLRSPGRFSATAQRLIELWTERGDTGAAARDAVVDAWIGSEAYRLHTFGTVTRLNEGGKLGAESSITKVFWSELDISMHETALDLLGAEAEQESRWTDGYLFSLSGPIYAGTNEIQRNIIAERLLGLPRGSSR
- a CDS encoding acyl-CoA dehydrogenase family protein; its protein translation is MKFALSPEHLDFGASIRKLFESGSTTAAVRAWSTDDPAAGRALIEQLAAAGAFGLTITDEFGGLDAEPLDQLVAFVEIGRAAAPGPLVESAAVVPALLQSLASTDPEPARRWLPGISEGALSATAAFTGHGGRAVAVDADRVDLVLVIDGDRVSTGRVGEAVRSVDPARRLFVVEADELVAEGPHVAAAAAAGFDAGVLANAAQLLGAGKALLDASTDYVKQRKQFGRPIGEFQALKQKLADVFIGLDLAEPLLYRAALTTATPNRARDTSAAAVACADAAYRAARSALQVHGAIGYTAEYDLSLWLTRVTALRSAWGTPDLHRGRVADALRAPAAADPSGALT
- a CDS encoding acyl-CoA dehydrogenase family protein, translated to MISEEQQELVTAVRGLLAKRDARAGIRKAMDTELGYDPRLWAQLCEQVGVAALAIPEEFGGFGAGLAESLLVVGEIGRTLADVPMLGSAVLGVQAVLLSGDVEACARLLPGVAEGRSTLAVCWASARGWDDFGVRADGESRDGTAHYVRDGTAHYVLDGTAHYVLDGTAADTLIVVTESGLFEVDPAAAGVERRRVAAMDPSRGLSEISFTAVPARRLGDADPGPIIEQLHRIAWAAVAAEQVGAAEYCLEATVEYTKSRVQFGRAIGSFQALKHRMADMYVLAESAKSASLAATFAVAGNTASAAEDVWVARRQCSESFSAIAAETVQLHGGIAITWEHDAHLYFKRAHGDAELFGVPRRPLVDH
- a CDS encoding type II toxin-antitoxin system VapC family toxin, with protein sequence MSLLLDTHVVLWWLADDPTLTDEVKDRLDRDPDVFVSAASVWEVAIKHAGRKLHGPADLPERVRDSGFTLLQINAEHAIAAGRLPLIHRDPFDRMLLAQASSEDLVLATRDPWCRKYEIPTLVV